GGAGCAACAATATTCGATTTGAAGGGCAACCAAACtctggaaaatatttttattgATCTCACAACAGCAAGGAGAAAACAGTCATATTTTTACAACAAATCAGCAGATAACGTGGCAGGGTACAGACACATTTCGTCGCAGCTTATTAGAGACCACTGTGATACCCGAGTCATCCATAAGACAAACCATTGGATGAAGGCACACCAGCAGCAGGAAAAACTGAGAAATCACCAGTAACTTCGGTAGTTTGGAGTATACATGCAGCTTTCACCGAACTTCACCAGATCCGCAGGTCGAGGAAGCCGTGTTGCCACACCTACATAATAAGCAAACAGCATTTAGGCATACATCTCGTTTGAGTTTTAGAGATAAAAAAGGAGGGGCCTTTGAGCACCCGCATAGGAAAATATGTAAAGAGCACCCACCGAGCTCATATGCTTTTGCAGCAACACCAGCAGCAATATGAGCTGAGATTTTTCTGATATTTGCAAATGGAGGATAAATCATCCCCCGTGCATAATGCTCGTCTGTAACTTGCTTAGCCAAAGCTTCCGCTGTTCCAATATAGAGACTAAACGTATCAACATACTACACTACAATTAACAAGACAGCAAACCTCGACATGCAAATACTTACATGCTGCCAGAAGCATATCATCATGAACACGAATTGCACCACACATgaccaaaccaaaaccaaatcCAGGAAATATGTAGCAATTGTTTGCCTGCATTCCCAAGACAGCATAATTTAATTACTGTCCACTCGGTTAATGAAGGAAACTGTGACAAAATTAGGAACATGagaaatttattaaacctggCCAGGGACGTAAACTTTGCCGTTGAATTCAACAGGGTCAAATGGACTTCCACTTGCAAATATTGCTCGACCCTTTTCCAATACCACACATTGAAAAGAAAGATTTGGTTATAGAATCACTTATTGAAGAATCACGGTCACACTACCATATAATTTGATCACAAATAAACAAACCAACAAAAACACTTTACAAGACCTAATGGCCGTAAGACGAGAACCAATGCTCAGTAAAAACTTTTATTTATCTCACCTCCGACCATTTATAAGCTTCTTCAGCAGTGCACTCAGATTGTGAGGTTGGGTTGGAAAGAGCCATAATAAGAGGTTTCTGCATATCATGCATTTAATATGAGACTGAATTAAGCCTGTACTGGCTTTTATTTCCTCGAGAAAGGAGAGAGATTAACAAACCTCGTTCAAGGCAGCCATAGCCTCAATGACCTCCTTTGTAAATTGTTTTCCAACTCCAGAGGTCCCAATTAGGGCGGTAGGCTTGACAGCCTGATGAAGTTCACATGAAAAAAAGATTAAGGCTCCTGAAAGTTTTATTAAAGGTTGCATAGATGTATTGAGAATAAACCAACCTTAATAGCATCTAAAAGATTGTTAACGGGTTCACACTCATGAgcccaaggcttcttgaagtgTTGAAGGGACTCCTTACGAGAACTAACAATTAAACCCTGCATTATGATTCCCGATGAGTGCATATTCAAGAATCTAGATAATCATATCCATGTAACAGTACAAAATAATAACCAACAAGACCAATACCAAAACATGGTCCAAGAGAAAATCATTAAATATTTTATGACCTTTGAGTCCACCAGCCAAATCTTCTTACGCAACTCTTCAACAGAAGCATTTGCCTGCAATTTTGCATGGATATAAAACATCACTGCAAATAACCCGCTGAATAGAATTCCTCACCGTACACAGAATGAGAGGTACAAGTCCTTACCTTCTTTGACATTTCAAGGGCTATAAGCTCTGCTATGCCAGTACCAGCCTGCAATTACAAGACAACTAGGTGAGATATGAAAGCTCAATCTTGCACATGTTTGCATCACGTGTCTCAGCAAGGGAACCATGTAGAGCAGGAAAATATACACTAAGAAAGTTGAAACACCTCTATGGTAcccaaaagattaaaaaaaaatgtaagccTAAATTATCATTCCTTTCATCTTCTACTTGTTTTAATACATACAGATGTGCTCATGCCGGTCGAAGAGACAGGTCAAAATGGGGTTTTACATTTTACCTTCATAATACAGAAATGCACTTCAATAGTTTGAGCAAAAGCCAGAGCTTTACCTCTCCAGCACCAAGGAACAAAAACGTATGGTCAGCCAAGGTCCCCCCAAGCAATTTAAGTGATGCAACAAGACCAGCAAGGACAACAGATGCTGTCCCCTGAAATAAACAAGGTCATGTTTATAAATAAGCACGGGGAATCCTGCAACAAGGTTCTACTAGTAAGCATCCACATACCTGTATGTCATCATTGAATACCAGATGGGTGGTACCATATTTGGCCAACAGCTCAAAAGCATTGTGATTTGCAAAATCTTCAAACTGCAGAGTTAGAGATTGAATTAATAATTCTATCCAGAACtacattattgaaaaaaaaaaagcaaaaaaaaagaacacacacacacacacaccctgAAAGCATGGTATCATCTCATATGGCCACCTTTTGACAGGTCTGGGGACTAACCTGTACAAGGACTTTTTCTCCGTAATTCTGTTTTACAGCAGTCATGAACTCATGGAGGAAGTCATAATATTCCTGTGATTAAAAGTACAAATCACGTCAACCCTAAGGAACCCATAATCAAAAGATGGTGATACAGAAGCACGCATGCAGAATGTACTAAATTTTCACCTTTCCAGTTGGTCTCTTCTGTTTGAGACCGATGTAGAATTCATCATTTAGTAGCTTCTCATTATTTGTCCCCACATCAATGGTAATAGGCAAACACTGCACAAGTAAGATCGAAGCCATCACAGAAATCCAAATGACCAAATTTCACTCAAAAACTCCAATCAACCAGAGAAGGTTGTACCCACAACAAACCTGAATAGAAGCTTTAACTTTACTGCTCAGGTTcaacatatgcaaaatgattatGACTCCAGACACCCTTTATGGTGCAAAAAAAGAGTTTCTAATCTAATATTTTTCAAGTAAAACGAGAAGCTTAGGGAAACTTTGATGCTTACAGCTGAAGGTCTGACACCTCCAAGTGCAGTGTACAGAGCCAATTTCCCAACAGGTATTCCCATTCCCTGTAATAGTGCAAAACAAGTCCAGTGAAGTCTACCGAACCAATCGAGCATCATAACTGAATTGTTGAAAATACAGcacatttaaatccaaattatGTACATTTGCAGAAGAAAAGCAGAAATATGTTGAACTTCAGCTTTTACCTGGCAGCCAAGGTCCCCAAGTCCCAATATTCTTTCACCATCAGTCACAACTATAACTTGGATTGCCCTCTCTGGCCAGTTCTTCAAAACCTCAAGAATCTTACCCCTGCAAGCTCCAAAAAATTTAATTTGGATGAGTAAAATAATACCCTACAAGTAACCTTCGAAAGAACAGCTTCCACACAGATCATACTTCTCCTTCAAACTAATGAAGAGACCCTGGGGACGCCTAAAAATGCTCCCatatttttggcaagcctcacCAACAGTGGGAGTATACACAATAGGGAGCAGTTCCTCCACATTATCAATAAGAAGCTTGTAGaataatctttcatttctctccTGTAAAAGGTTAGTAGCAAGAAAATCTTAAACAGACAATCAACTGGCCATCCTCAGATACAATATGAAGGTGGAAACTTCAATACTCTTTGGcatcaaaaccagaaaatctaattttctgaGTCAAATACCACACGGACGCTCTAAGTTAAAAGTGAGAAGAAACTAGAACCGAGAAGCCAATTTGCATTACCTCCAGTTCCATCAAAGCAATGTACTTCTGCAAAGGAACCTGATACTGGCGAATGCTGTGCATCAATTTCTTCTCCTGATAAGGTAGAAGCAAAAGTACTTGATTAAAAAGAACTGTCAAGCAAAAGGCACAGAGTACATGATAAAACATAAGCAAATTCTCCAAGCCCCAAGTTGACCAGATTATAGTACCTGAAGTTCCTGAGTCATAAGAGCCGGAGGCAGAAGACCGCACAAGTAATGAgcttctctctctttctcagaAAATGCAAGTCCTTTGTTGTAACGAGGATCTCTCAGCAAATTATAACCACTATTCTCAAACAAGTCAAGTCAAATCACTAACAAAATAAAGCATTACACAATTACTAATGTGATCGAAAGCTTTCAGAACATGCAAATTATGCATGAAGAGAGGAACTTAAATACACTTGAATCAAAAGGGGGTCAGCAGAAAGTAAAAATCTGGCTAAATTCTGTTTTATTTACATAACAATGATCAGATCCACCAAATTTTATTAGCATCGGTAAAAGAAAAAGTTCAACTTTAGCAAACTGTTGGAACTAAGCAACAAAGATTTCTCAGAAACTACCTTCAATTATGAAGTTAAACGAACAGCAAAATCTTGGCAAAAGAAGAAACAAGCATGAAGAATCActaactgaaaaaaaaaaaggcatgaaGAATCACtaccactactactactactatcGCTTACTAAAATTTTAGCCTATCTACTACACCAACTAAAATTCATTCAAAACACTAGCAGTAGTTCTCATCACTCAATTAGTTTAGTTGTACAAGAAGTTGACGGAAAAGGAAAtggaaagaagaaaaggaatttgggcgaaggaaaaagaagagggaCCTGGCGACAGAAGTAACCCAGGGGGTGACGAGTTGTTCCTCAGTGGCACGATCCTCGCCGTAGACGTCCTCAACACCGCCTCCGACAGTTGCGCGCGGTGACATGTCCAGCACCGATTCCCCTCCCCTCAAATCCTTCATCGTGCtctccatttctttctttttttttggtttgcgCTTCCTTCTCCCGCTCTCTCTCGAAGGACAGAAAAACAAAAAGCACAGTCACACACCGAAGCAACAATAATAACAGTGCAAACTTTAAGCAAGCCTGTAAGGCAAGGTACTCCGGTGACTTGAGTGGTATGCAACTTATGATACTCTGCAGTCCTACCTCACACAAAATATCAGAGCAAGTAATGGTACTGCTACCCCGACCGACGTGATGGAGAACtctatgtatgtatatgtatgtatatatatacgcGCACGCAGAGAAACGGAAGTAGTATATCGTAGTAGTATATGGGAGTATATACTTACCAGATCCACACCTCTCAAGTATTTCATCGTTTTATTACATTTCGGCTATATCATACTCCCATGTTCAGTTATTCCCGCACCGCTTTCACACGTACGTAGCCCCAACAGTCACGGCTGCTTAAATTCGAACTCAACTTGATTGAATATGAAATTCTATAGATTAGACATGATTCGGTAATATTTTTGAGATGTCCGAGTTTGATTCATTTGCACTTGAGCAAATTCAAATCCAATCGAACTCGAATTTGAATTGAAAATTGATGTATTGAACTCAATTAGAAAATAAGATATTTTAAAATTTACAATAACTTAATTTCTATACATGTAGCTTATTCTACactaatatataatatatatatatatatgtaatatgtACTGTTTGATAAGATTTCACGAACTATCGATCCTAACTAAAAATGATCGATACTCAACTCGTTTAGCTAAATAAATCGCTCGAGATCTACTGGAATTCGATCGACTCAGAGCCTAGTCAATTGCTTGACCGGTCAGGTCACAAGCCACTCAATTTGTTTGTTTCCCTACCCGCGACTACTACTAGTAAACCACTGCCAAGTCTAAATTGTCTCCAAATTCAGTATATGCCACAGGAGCAAGTCTTCAAAATTTTATCACGTCCCCCGGCTAATTATTTGACAAATTGGTTGTTATTCTTTgaccaataaaaataaaatattttatctaAAATTGTAGACCCCGCTAACTCCACGTTAAGTACAATCTAAATAAGATCGTGACGTGTTGTTATTTCGTTAGTCGACAGTAGTGATTTTTTATTATTGATCAAACACTACTAACTACTGAACTTATCGAGTTGTTGGTCCTGACGACGGTCAAATCTTTCTTTTCGGACACGCTACAATGTTCATGTAGCACTACTacttattatttattaataatatcgAATTTATTACACGCTACAAGGTGGGGAGAGCTTACGCTTAGCTATCTGTTGGCAACTTCCAATAATCAAACATTTGGATATTGTATGGTGGGGTCGTCGACCGGGAAAACAAAACCTGTGTTGCATTGCTGTCATGACGACGTCATAAGCTTTGAACCGGAGTATCAAAATCCACAGGACGGGTCCACAACTTATCCCCCAATACTAAGCATTATATATAAAGTTATTATTAAGCCAGATGGCAACGACCACTTGTTGTATTAGTCAATCAGGTCTTCCCCACTTCTAAGAACGTTACAAAAAATCTATAATCCTAGGCCTTGGGGTAGCCTCAATCAGCGCTACAGTATATGCCAACCCAAAacgaaaagttttttttttttttttcaaagcagTGGGAAGACTATTTCTTTGCATTTCTATCGAGCTGATCATTTTACAATCCGAAAAATTTTATGCCGATTCAGAATAACTATCAAATATGTCTAATAAGTAGTTATTTTCTAATCGAATAAAAAGCTTTAGGATCCCAATTCATTTCATTTAACATGTCAAATGAATCCTATTTAACATGTGAATTAGCAAGTAAAAtctttaaatattttaaatattttctaTTACCGTTGAACTAACTATTAAACATGTTTAATAGTTATTTTGGATCCACATTTTTCTGccttttaaatttttgtccTCCAACTACAAGCCTACGATAATGATTATCTAGAATGATTCTCCACAATTATGAACCACACTATTTTTGAGATCTTTTTTCCGATATGATGGAGTGCTAATCATCATtgaaaaaaagataaagaaaaaaggaCTTCCGCATCAGAGATTCAGGCGCGTGTAATTTTACGACGATGACTCATGAAGCCCATCACGCGGTCCGGTCAACGTCAGAATTGTTGTCTGTGCGGAAAATGGATATTCTCATTTTGTCCGCTCCCAAtatgaggaaaaaaaagagtaaaagtAAAGGGAATTTAACATCATGACCATAAAG
This genomic interval from Coffea eugenioides isolate CCC68of unplaced genomic scaffold, Ceug_1.0 ScVebR1_1427;HRSCAF=2274, whole genome shotgun sequence contains the following:
- the LOC113755338 gene encoding NADP-dependent malic enzyme encodes the protein MESTMKDLRGGESVLDMSPRATVGGGVEDVYGEDRATEEQLVTPWVTSVASGYNLLRDPRYNKGLAFSEKEREAHYLCGLLPPALMTQELQEKKLMHSIRQYQVPLQKYIALMELEERNERLFYKLLIDNVEELLPIVYTPTVGEACQKYGSIFRRPQGLFISLKEKGKILEVLKNWPERAIQVIVVTDGERILGLGDLGCQGMGIPVGKLALYTALGGVRPSACLPITIDVGTNNEKLLNDEFYIGLKQKRPTGKEYYDFLHEFMTAVKQNYGEKVLVQFEDFANHNAFELLAKYGTTHLVFNDDIQGTASVVLAGLVASLKLLGGTLADHTFLFLGAGEAGTGIAELIALEMSKKANASVEELRKKIWLVDSKGLIVSSRKESLQHFKKPWAHECEPVNNLLDAIKAVKPTALIGTSGVGKQFTKEVIEAMAALNEKPLIMALSNPTSQSECTAEEAYKWSEGRAIFASGSPFDPVEFNGKVYVPGQANNCYIFPGFGFGLVMCGAIRVHDDMLLAASEALAKQVTDEHYARGMIYPPFANIRKISAHIAAGVAAKAYELGVATRLPRPADLVKFGESCMYTPNYRSYW